Within the Feifania hominis genome, the region GCCGGTGCTGAACGGCCGCGTCGTCACGACGTTTCGCGACAACCGCTCCGGCTGTACGGCCCTCGTCAAGGCGGCCTCTCTTCTCAAAGACAGAGAGCACCCCTGTACGGTATACCTCGTCGGCACGGTGTGGGAGGAGTTCAATCTTCGCGGCGCCATGATGGCCAACCGCACCGCCCGGGCGGACATTGCCCTCTCGGTCGACGGCGGCGGCAGCGGCGACACGCCCGACACCCGCTCGCAAAACAGCGTCAAAGTCGGCGGCGGCCCCGTTATCACCAAATACAATTTCCACGGTCGCGGCACACTCAACGGCGCCATCGCCAACAGGCATCTCTTTGATCTCGCCGTGGCCTGCGCCGAGCGCGAGGGCATTCCCGTTCAGCGCCGCGCCGGCATCGGCGGTCTCACCGATTCGGCCTATATGCAGCTCGAAAATGACGGCGTCGCCATTCTCGATATGGGCTCTCCGGGTCGGTATGCCCACTCTCCGGCGGAGCTCTCGCAGCTCTCGGATATCGAGCAGACCGGCGAGCTTGTCGCCGCCATTGTGACAAGTCTCGACGCGAGCTTTGATGTGAAACGTTTTTAATCCCCCCTTTTTTTCTTTTTGACAGGGGCGCACCCATTGGGTGCGCCCCTGTCATACGTTTGAAATCTCTTGTACTTTCACTGCGGCTTTTGTATAATGATGGTACTGTGTAAAGGGGGTTTTTACTTGAAACCGGTCATTGGAATTCCCACTTTTGTAGATGAGGCGGAAAAATACAACAAGTGTTCTCTCTATGAGGACTATCCGAATGCGATCGTTGCAGCGGGCGGACTTCCTCTGCTGCTTCATCAGCACGACTGTGAGGAGAATCTCCTTCAGATGATCAGGCTTCTCGACGGTCTCTTCATCCCGGGCGGGGCGGATATTCACCCCTCTTTCTACGGGCAGGAACCGGCTCGCGGCTGCAGTGCCTGCTCCATGGCGCGCGACGTGTTTGAGCTTGCGCTGGTCAGTCTCGCCCGCGAGCGGGGTCTGCCGCTCTTCGGCGTCTGCCGCGGGATGCAGCTTTTCAATGTCGCGCTCGGCGGCACCCTCTATCAAGATCTTCCGACAGAGCTTCCCGAGTCTCTCGCCCACTGGCAGCCCGGTGAGCCCTATGACCTGCACCACGGCATTTCCATCGAACCCGGCAGCCGAATGGAACGGCTGTTTGGCGGCGAAAAGTCGCTTGTCAATTCTACCCACCACCAGGCGATCAAAGCGCTCGGTCAGGGGCTCCGTGTCACGGCTCGAGCCGCCGACGGCGTCATCGAGGCTATCGAAGGGACACAGGGCGCCTATCTGCATGCTGTACAGTTTCACCCCGAGCGGCGCGTGTCTCGCGACGGCGCCTGTCTCGCTCTGTTTGAAGATTTCGTCCATGCCTGCCAAAGCTAGGCAGGTTCTTTATAATCAAAACGTTTTAATTCGGAGAGGAGGTCCTCCATGGTCAACGACATGACGTCCGGCAAGCCGCTCGGGCTCATTCTGCGTTTCACCATCCCCATGCTGGTGGGCGCCGTGTTTCAGCAGCTCTACAATGTGATCGACATGCTCATCGTGGGCAATTTTGACGGCTCGCGCGCGCTTGCGGCAATCGGTACGACGGGCAACGCGACCTTTTTCCTGCTCTCGTTCACCATGGGGCTGACCACCGCCTTTTCGGCCGTTATCGCGCAGTACTTCGGCGCCGGAAACGAGAAGATGGTGCGCCGCACGATGGTAAGTTCCTGTTACATCACTGCGGTCTGCGCGGTTCTGCTGTCCCTTGCCGGCATCTTCGGCGCGCGGCCGCTGATGATTCTGATGCAGACGCCGGCCGAGATTCTCGACAGCGCCTCGCTCTATCTTCAGATCTGCATCGGCGCGAGCGTGGGCCAGCTCACCTACAATGCGGCCGCCGCCATCCTCCGCTCGGTCGGCGACAGCCGCACGCCGCTGCTGTTTCTCATTCTCTCGTCGGTGCTCAACATTCTGCTCGATCTGATCTTCGTGCTGGTCTTTCGCATGGGGGTCGCCGGCGTCGCGATCGCAACGGTGCTCTCGCAGATCATCTCGGCGACGTTGTGCGTCGTCACCATCTGGCGGCGCTTCCCGATCTTTCGCGCCCGCGGGCGCGAGTGGCGCCCCGACTTTCACAGCATCGGGCAGATTGCGCGCATCGGCATTCCCATGAGCCTTTCAAGCGTCCTGCTCTCCATCGGTGATATGACGGTGTCCGGCGTCGTCAACACATTTGGTACAGATGTGGTGGCCGCTCACTCCACAAGCTACCGCATTCAAAACTTCGCAACCATGATCTACTTCACCATTGCCGAGGCCTTTGCAGTCTACGCCGGGCAGAATCTCGGTGCCCAGAAATTTGACCGCATCAGAGAGGGGCACCGCAAAGTGGCGGGCATCGTGACCGGTCTCTGCGTTGCCGCGGCCGGCATTCTGTTTGTCTTCGGCGACCGGCTCATCCGCCTGTTCATCTCGGATGCCGACGCCCACATTGAGGACATTGTCCCTCTGGCGCGAATGAATCTGAACATCTCAGCCGCCTTTTTCGTCTTTCTGGGGCTCATCTGGCTTTACAACTACATGCTCCAGGGCATGGGCGACGTCAGAGTGCCGCTTCTGTCGGGTATCGTGGAACTGGTGGCCAAGATCGGGCTGTCTGTTCTGTTCGGCATCCTCTGGGGCTATCACGGGGTCTGCTACGCCGTTCCCATCGGCTGGGCGCTCGGCCTCATACCGTCGGCCATTCGCTACCACTCGGGCAGTTGGAAAAAGCTCTCGACCAAAATCGTAGGCAGCGAGAGCCCCGCATAAAATAAGAGGACGCTTCGGCGTCCTCTCTTTTTTCATATACCCGCGGGGTCAGCTGTAAATGGTATCCATATGGTATTGAACCTTTCATAGAATGGTCTAATTTCAAAAA harbors:
- a CDS encoding MATE family efflux transporter, which produces MVNDMTSGKPLGLILRFTIPMLVGAVFQQLYNVIDMLIVGNFDGSRALAAIGTTGNATFFLLSFTMGLTTAFSAVIAQYFGAGNEKMVRRTMVSSCYITAVCAVLLSLAGIFGARPLMILMQTPAEILDSASLYLQICIGASVGQLTYNAAAAILRSVGDSRTPLLFLILSSVLNILLDLIFVLVFRMGVAGVAIATVLSQIISATLCVVTIWRRFPIFRARGREWRPDFHSIGQIARIGIPMSLSSVLLSIGDMTVSGVVNTFGTDVVAAHSTSYRIQNFATMIYFTIAEAFAVYAGQNLGAQKFDRIREGHRKVAGIVTGLCVAAAGILFVFGDRLIRLFISDADAHIEDIVPLARMNLNISAAFFVFLGLIWLYNYMLQGMGDVRVPLLSGIVELVAKIGLSVLFGILWGYHGVCYAVPIGWALGLIPSAIRYHSGSWKKLSTKIVGSESPA
- a CDS encoding gamma-glutamyl-gamma-aminobutyrate hydrolase family protein, whose protein sequence is MKPVIGIPTFVDEAEKYNKCSLYEDYPNAIVAAGGLPLLLHQHDCEENLLQMIRLLDGLFIPGGADIHPSFYGQEPARGCSACSMARDVFELALVSLARERGLPLFGVCRGMQLFNVALGGTLYQDLPTELPESLAHWQPGEPYDLHHGISIEPGSRMERLFGGEKSLVNSTHHQAIKALGQGLRVTARAADGVIEAIEGTQGAYLHAVQFHPERRVSRDGACLALFEDFVHACQS
- a CDS encoding M42 family metallopeptidase, with translation MDRTELREIYRTFTLTPAPSGYESRMAQALSAQFGRFTDDVRIDKVGNVIATFPGTDPSAPKVMAFSHMDSLGFIVRRIDDDGFIRVDRLGGIPEKVLPAKPVLICREDGTDWVPGVFGFKAHHITPPEEKYRVNTLPELYIDIGAESAEEVRAAGIEVGCPVVYAPQNTPVLNGRVVTTFRDNRSGCTALVKAASLLKDREHPCTVYLVGTVWEEFNLRGAMMANRTARADIALSVDGGGSGDTPDTRSQNSVKVGGGPVITKYNFHGRGTLNGAIANRHLFDLAVACAEREGIPVQRRAGIGGLTDSAYMQLENDGVAILDMGSPGRYAHSPAELSQLSDIEQTGELVAAIVTSLDASFDVKRF